The proteins below are encoded in one region of Winogradskyella helgolandensis:
- a CDS encoding HU domain-containing protein, whose translation MQLETYISDLLYRYDCVTVPEFGAFLTRRVSAKIHETTHTFYPPKKALSFNEQLQQNDGLLANYIAEVEKIPYATALGQISKQIKSIKSYMVEGETIQFKNIGELALNADGKIQFDPSSHINYLTDAFGLSHFSSSDITREVYKETVEIIEETAPITLTPEKRSNRNWLKYAAAAVVLLGLGGFGAATYYNNTIENHNQLAQEQANEQLDAKVQEATFIISNPLPAATLSVEKQSGNYHIVAGAFRVEANSEKKVNQLRDQGFKARQIGANRYGLHEVVYGSFETRAEAQNELFKIRREHNRDAWLLIKKLK comes from the coding sequence ATGCAGTTAGAGACTTACATTAGCGACCTTTTATACCGTTACGATTGTGTTACTGTTCCAGAATTTGGAGCTTTTTTGACACGACGTGTTTCGGCAAAAATTCATGAAACCACACATACGTTTTATCCTCCCAAAAAGGCCTTGTCTTTTAACGAGCAATTACAACAAAATGATGGGCTACTAGCTAATTACATTGCTGAGGTTGAAAAAATACCTTATGCAACAGCTTTAGGTCAAATTTCTAAGCAGATAAAGTCCATTAAATCCTATATGGTTGAAGGGGAGACTATTCAATTTAAAAATATTGGTGAATTGGCTTTAAATGCTGATGGGAAGATTCAATTTGATCCGTCTAGCCATATCAACTATTTAACTGATGCTTTTGGTTTATCTCATTTTTCATCTTCGGACATTACGCGTGAAGTTTATAAAGAAACCGTTGAAATCATCGAAGAGACTGCACCTATTACCTTAACACCTGAAAAACGTTCTAACCGCAACTGGTTAAAATATGCCGCTGCAGCTGTTGTTTTATTAGGTTTAGGTGGCTTTGGAGCTGCAACCTATTACAACAATACCATTGAAAATCACAACCAATTAGCACAAGAGCAAGCCAATGAGCAGCTCGATGCTAAAGTACAAGAAGCTACTTTTATTATCAGTAACCCATTACCTGCTGCAACATTATCTGTAGAAAAACAAAGTGGCAATTACCATATTGTTGCTGGTGCTTTTAGAGTAGAAGCTAATTCTGAGAAGAAAGTCAACCAACTTAGAGATCAAGGTTTTAAAGCACGTCAAATTGGTGCCAACCGTTATGGATTGCATGAAGTGGTTTATGGCAGTTTTGAAACTAGAGCTGAAGCACAAAATGAACTTTTTAAAATTCGTCGTGAGCATAACCGTGATGCATGGTTGTTGATTAAGAAGCTTAAATAG